The proteins below come from a single Bryobacter aggregatus MPL3 genomic window:
- a CDS encoding FG-GAP repeat domain-containing protein, translating to MNIKFCVAALAGMTLLMAGRRPAEMPFTKTFLDGGSAETATFADINGDGKLDIVCGEYWYANPTWKKTQFRSLEYDNFYIDAFTDLPLDVDGDGNIDIITGTYFSKKLSWYRNPGKSGGKWEETVIDIGGSVEFFFLVDLDNDGKAREILPQFGGKVPTAWYGLENGKWVKHVASPMNLGHGIGAGDLNKDGRTDIITPEGWLEAPANPKEENWRLHRDFPPLKSLSLIHVEDINGDGRMDIVAGNAHDYGFFWLEQNTGGTFEMRMIDDSWSQAHTVVKVDLNKDGQPDFLTGKRFMAHNGRDPGEREPLGIYWYEFVREPSGKVQWTKHVIDYSSRTGTGMQMPVGDLNGDGLLDFAAPGKSGLHLFLGQRPTL from the coding sequence ATGAACATTAAATTCTGTGTCGCAGCCCTGGCTGGGATGACATTGCTGATGGCGGGACGCCGTCCGGCGGAAATGCCGTTTACAAAGACTTTTTTGGATGGGGGATCGGCGGAGACCGCCACCTTCGCCGATATCAATGGCGACGGCAAACTCGACATTGTCTGTGGCGAATACTGGTATGCGAATCCGACCTGGAAGAAGACGCAATTCCGCTCGCTCGAATACGACAACTTCTATATCGACGCCTTTACCGACTTGCCGCTGGATGTCGATGGCGACGGAAACATCGACATCATTACCGGCACCTACTTCTCAAAGAAACTGAGTTGGTATCGTAACCCAGGAAAGAGCGGCGGCAAGTGGGAAGAGACAGTGATCGACATTGGCGGCTCGGTCGAGTTTTTCTTCCTGGTGGATCTTGACAACGATGGGAAGGCTCGAGAGATCCTGCCGCAGTTCGGTGGGAAAGTGCCGACAGCCTGGTACGGACTCGAGAACGGCAAGTGGGTAAAGCATGTCGCCAGCCCGATGAATCTGGGTCATGGCATCGGAGCCGGGGACCTCAACAAAGATGGGCGGACGGACATTATCACGCCCGAGGGTTGGCTCGAAGCGCCGGCCAATCCAAAGGAAGAGAATTGGCGGCTCCACCGCGACTTTCCTCCGCTCAAGTCGCTGAGCTTGATCCATGTCGAGGACATCAATGGCGATGGCCGGATGGATATTGTCGCAGGCAACGCACACGACTACGGCTTCTTCTGGCTGGAACAGAACACAGGCGGCACCTTTGAGATGCGGATGATTGACGATTCCTGGTCGCAAGCGCATACCGTGGTGAAAGTCGATTTGAACAAAGACGGCCAGCCCGACTTCCTCACCGGCAAGCGCTTCATGGCCCACAATGGCCGGGACCCGGGCGAACGCGAGCCTCTCGGCATCTATTGGTATGAGTTTGTCCGCGAACCCAGCGGTAAGGTGCAGTGGACCAAGCACGTGATCGACTATTCCAGTCGCACGGGCACCGGCATGCAGATGCCCGTTGGCGACTTGAATGGCGACGGACTACTCGACTTTGCAGCGCCGGGCAAATCCGGACTGCATCTCTTCCTCGGCCAGCGTCCTACTTTGTAA
- a CDS encoding caspase family protein — MSRFLPILLLLVTALGAQRRDGIVKRDLILAPNEVDYQSSVRVPRGYAVIVGVSRYANLPAEAQLRFSESDARNVYQTVISREGGQIEPENVKTLFGADATKANITKAIEEWLPSVAQEDDRVIVFFAGHGFVYQGKGYLAPYDFSFEHTADTGYDMARLGDVLANKVKARNKILLTDACHSAKILPGLSSKQINDQFKMLPGNFFTLASSREAESSYEDPDLANGSGVFAYFLVQGWKGQADVDPEDGIVTADELVQYVRSQVRQYVKARGNSQNPQESGNFPADMTLGFLPQRREKVKNNAAPAKDGTIIVTTNLEDVEVYVDGNRIGKVGASKKLVIPGLSNGEHEVRGERQGYDPALRMVTVRPGQEITVDLRIQFQRRIGEAAKQEFQKGQAIYARRKSSAELQSAAEDFKKALKLEPKYSEAAEYLCLTEQVLGHTMEAVKACKKAVELTPDGTEFRTYYASVLTEMGDSSEAIRQLTSVLERDPKRAEAYVMLGDAYLFAQDFQKSEAAATKALELNPKDARAYLFRGDARRFQERYPEAMGDYLSYLRINDFRAPVNEVLGYYLIGSGLSKRNVGQKKVHEIQQWSAWFGVCDAARGMDEYAKAISACDRALKLDAKDAGTYYLLGKTYTEWFDQKNTRQNLLKAEENIAMALRLNPDFEFAKEAKRQLVAIRELKGVVK; from the coding sequence ATGTCTAGATTTCTTCCGATCCTCCTTCTCCTCGTCACCGCTCTGGGCGCGCAACGGAGAGACGGTATCGTCAAGCGCGACCTGATCCTGGCGCCGAACGAAGTGGACTATCAGAGTTCCGTCCGCGTCCCTCGTGGCTATGCGGTGATCGTGGGCGTGAGCCGCTATGCGAACCTACCGGCTGAAGCGCAACTGCGCTTCTCCGAAAGTGACGCACGAAATGTTTACCAGACCGTCATTTCACGCGAAGGCGGCCAGATCGAACCGGAGAACGTCAAAACGCTCTTCGGCGCAGATGCGACGAAGGCAAATATCACCAAGGCGATCGAGGAGTGGCTACCCAGCGTTGCCCAGGAGGACGATCGTGTCATTGTCTTCTTTGCCGGCCACGGCTTTGTCTACCAAGGCAAAGGCTATCTGGCTCCCTACGACTTCTCCTTTGAACACACCGCCGACACCGGTTATGACATGGCGCGCCTGGGCGATGTCCTGGCAAATAAAGTCAAAGCTCGCAACAAGATCTTGCTGACCGATGCCTGCCATTCCGCAAAGATTCTGCCCGGCCTCAGTTCCAAGCAGATCAACGATCAGTTCAAGATGCTTCCCGGCAATTTCTTTACGCTCGCCTCAAGCCGCGAGGCGGAATCGAGCTACGAGGATCCTGATCTCGCCAATGGTTCCGGTGTCTTCGCCTACTTCCTGGTGCAAGGTTGGAAGGGGCAAGCCGATGTCGATCCGGAAGATGGCATTGTCACTGCCGATGAGCTGGTGCAGTATGTGCGCAGCCAGGTGCGTCAATACGTCAAGGCGCGTGGCAACTCGCAGAATCCTCAGGAAAGCGGCAACTTTCCGGCGGACATGACGCTCGGCTTTTTGCCGCAACGCCGCGAAAAGGTTAAAAACAACGCGGCTCCGGCCAAGGACGGCACCATCATCGTTACCACCAACCTCGAAGATGTCGAGGTCTATGTGGATGGGAACCGGATCGGGAAAGTGGGCGCTTCGAAGAAGCTGGTGATCCCGGGCCTGTCGAATGGGGAGCATGAGGTGCGCGGAGAGCGCCAAGGCTATGATCCGGCGTTGCGGATGGTGACGGTCCGCCCCGGTCAGGAGATTACCGTCGATCTCCGTATCCAGTTCCAACGGCGGATCGGCGAGGCGGCCAAGCAGGAGTTTCAAAAAGGGCAGGCCATCTATGCACGCCGGAAGAGCAGTGCGGAACTCCAGTCGGCAGCTGAAGATTTTAAGAAGGCCCTGAAGCTCGAACCGAAGTACAGCGAGGCCGCCGAGTACCTCTGTCTCACCGAGCAAGTGCTCGGACACACAATGGAAGCGGTGAAGGCGTGTAAAAAAGCCGTGGAACTCACGCCTGACGGCACTGAATTCCGTACCTATTACGCCTCGGTGCTCACCGAGATGGGCGATTCGAGTGAAGCCATCCGCCAACTCACCAGCGTGCTCGAACGGGATCCGAAGCGAGCGGAGGCCTATGTCATGCTCGGCGACGCCTATCTGTTTGCACAGGACTTCCAGAAGAGTGAAGCCGCAGCGACAAAGGCTCTGGAACTGAATCCCAAGGACGCCCGCGCTTACCTGTTTCGGGGCGACGCCCGGCGCTTTCAGGAGCGCTACCCCGAGGCGATGGGCGACTATCTCAGCTACCTGCGCATCAATGATTTTCGCGCCCCAGTTAACGAAGTTCTGGGATATTACCTGATTGGAAGTGGCTTGAGCAAGCGGAATGTCGGGCAAAAGAAGGTCCACGAGATCCAACAATGGAGCGCCTGGTTCGGGGTCTGCGATGCGGCTCGTGGCATGGATGAGTATGCCAAGGCCATTTCTGCCTGTGACCGCGCCTTGAAGCTGGATGCCAAGGACGCCGGCACCTATTATTTACTCGGCAAAACCTACACCGAGTGGTTCGACCAGAAGAACACGCGCCAGAATCTGCTGAAGGCCGAAGAGAACATCGCCATGGCGCTTCGTTTGAACCCCGACTTTGAATTCGCCAAGGAAGCCAAGCGGCAACTGGTCGCCATTCGCGAATTAAAAGGCGTCGTGAAATGA
- a CDS encoding Ig-like domain-containing protein, with the protein MLCASGLSAALLLGSPGADLRNIPFSTDHLEEFMNQGPSPEPAPTGYRINIAKSTAQNNLRKGRATKAVVEVRDRNNKPVAGIAVVFLLPGSGPSGTFAGGGTSLTVTTNAAGQAVASYTPNQVAGMFNLTVNANLNGVTVATANVAQANLAAAAAAGAGMSGTTIGIIAGVAAAAAVGIGVGIANSGSSGSPATPVPTSVRIIGGGNPVFGPTAISAGRGR; encoded by the coding sequence ATGCTTTGCGCATCTGGCCTGAGTGCGGCCTTGCTGCTGGGCTCGCCGGGAGCGGATCTTCGAAATATCCCCTTCAGTACCGACCATTTGGAAGAATTTATGAACCAAGGGCCCAGTCCGGAGCCTGCCCCCACGGGCTACCGGATTAACATCGCCAAGAGCACGGCGCAGAACAATCTGCGCAAGGGGCGCGCGACGAAAGCTGTTGTTGAAGTGCGGGATCGGAACAACAAACCCGTTGCCGGCATTGCTGTTGTCTTCCTGCTGCCGGGTTCCGGCCCAAGCGGTACTTTTGCGGGAGGCGGCACCAGCCTCACCGTGACGACCAACGCTGCTGGCCAGGCGGTGGCTAGCTACACCCCGAATCAGGTTGCTGGCATGTTCAATCTGACTGTGAACGCGAATCTCAACGGAGTGACCGTTGCGACGGCAAATGTTGCGCAGGCAAATCTCGCGGCAGCAGCCGCTGCGGGTGCTGGGATGAGTGGCACCACCATCGGAATCATCGCCGGAGTCGCTGCCGCAGCGGCTGTCGGCATCGGTGTCGGGATCGCCAATAGCGGGTCTTCTGGATCCCCGGCAACCCCTGTCCCCACCAGCGTTCGCATCATCGGGGGAGGCAATCCTGTCTTTGGACCCACCGCCATCTCCGCCGGAAGGGGGCGCTAA
- a CDS encoding gluconate 2-dehydrogenase subunit 3 family protein, whose translation MPENAYGDGRRETIKIIGTIGLQCAFPFAGDELYGQHQHPAPANTADAGPPQFFRPEQFQVLSRVAELIVPGATAARVPNYIDLVVRNNAEHQKLYTDGLAWLAGKDFLKLGEKQQLAILEPLCAQVDRGEVKTMEQRFFRVAKNMTADGYYTSKAGLVEELGYLGNQVLAEYPECKIDEH comes from the coding sequence ATGCCCGAGAATGCCTATGGGGACGGCCGTCGCGAGACAATCAAGATCATCGGAACCATCGGATTGCAATGCGCGTTTCCGTTTGCCGGGGATGAGCTATACGGACAACACCAGCATCCGGCGCCGGCCAATACGGCCGATGCCGGGCCGCCGCAATTCTTTCGGCCCGAACAGTTTCAGGTTCTCAGCCGTGTGGCGGAACTGATCGTTCCGGGAGCAACCGCAGCCCGGGTGCCAAACTATATTGATCTGGTGGTGCGCAACAATGCGGAGCATCAGAAACTCTACACCGATGGCTTGGCCTGGCTTGCCGGGAAAGACTTCCTGAAGCTCGGGGAGAAGCAGCAACTGGCGATCCTTGAGCCGCTTTGCGCGCAGGTGGACCGCGGCGAAGTGAAGACGATGGAACAGCGGTTCTTCCGCGTCGCAAAGAATATGACCGCCGATGGCTATTACACGTCCAAGGCTGGGTTGGTGGAAGAGTTGGGATATCTGGGAAACCAGGTATTGGCGGAATATCCGGAGTGCAAGATCGATGAACATTAA
- a CDS encoding alpha/beta hydrolase, with translation MISSILLLMALAQEPVALYPATGVFTNDLDHPSFTPYLAEKGKASGAAVIVCPGGGYQNLAMDHEGVQIARWLNSLGVHAFVLKYRLGPRHHHPAMLNDVSEAFKIVRSRSTEWGVDPKRVGVWGFSAGGHLASTISTHFTPETRPDFAILSYPVITCTESWKHKGSCKNLLGSDTPDPKLAELMSNEKQVTKDTPPTFLFHTTDDQAVPVENALAYYSSLRKNGVEVEMHIFEHGRHGVGLAPGDWVLSSWADLLAKWLVRHGVTK, from the coding sequence GTGATTTCCAGCATTCTCCTCCTGATGGCGCTCGCCCAAGAGCCCGTTGCCCTCTACCCAGCGACAGGTGTTTTCACCAACGATCTCGATCATCCCAGCTTTACGCCTTATCTGGCGGAGAAGGGCAAGGCTAGCGGCGCTGCCGTGATCGTCTGCCCTGGGGGCGGTTACCAGAATCTCGCGATGGATCACGAAGGGGTTCAGATTGCCCGCTGGTTGAACTCGCTCGGTGTGCATGCCTTCGTGCTGAAATACCGTCTCGGGCCGCGCCACCACCATCCGGCCATGCTCAACGATGTGAGCGAAGCCTTCAAAATCGTGCGCAGCCGTTCGACGGAATGGGGTGTCGATCCGAAGCGGGTTGGAGTTTGGGGCTTCAGTGCCGGTGGCCATCTTGCCTCGACCATCTCCACACACTTCACCCCCGAAACACGCCCGGATTTCGCAATCCTCAGTTATCCGGTGATCACCTGCACCGAATCCTGGAAGCACAAGGGCAGCTGCAAGAACTTACTTGGCAGTGACACGCCCGACCCCAAACTTGCCGAACTGATGAGTAACGAGAAGCAGGTGACCAAGGACACTCCGCCCACCTTCCTCTTCCACACCACCGACGACCAGGCCGTGCCCGTTGAAAATGCTCTCGCCTATTACAGCTCGCTCCGCAAGAACGGAGTTGAGGTCGAGATGCACATCTTCGAGCATGGCCGTCATGGCGTTGGGCTGGCGCCCGGCGATTGGGTGCTCAGTTCCTGGGCCGATTTGCTGGCGAAGTGGCTTGTTCGCCACGGCGTTACAAAGTAG
- a CDS encoding GMC family oxidoreductase — MKTQMAKEVYDVVIVGSGACGGTAAAHLARAGVNVCVVEGGPKVETRTDFNTHAMPFEFPNRAIPKMRNNKPGFDTERSRGLGGKSMLWNAVAWRFGPRDFEGYTREGVGYDWPIKYQDLAPYYERIEREVGVCGNLDGLEDLPDGIFLPPAPMKCSDLYIQRGAAKLGMKVIHVRKSTLTRPKFGRPACHYCGNCMAGCDVAAKYNSWDGHMRPLMKTGKITLQMDSVVYDIPVNSENRVTGVKFLNRTTLQPGEVHGKIVVLAAACVQNVSLLLQSKSSRYPTGLANSSGRLGRDFMPHFTGGVEAFLTAMKGKPVVNDEGFLDHAYLPSFMHTRKRDYARSWGAQFNYQNRRSVGWARNLPGMGQSLKAAVKERYPSYFVFSPYGEKTPDEKSYVDLDPAKKDKFGLPEVRRYLYWNENDMKLFRDMQRQSVAILEAAGAEIHQVYQEPRPNHEHGGTIMGKDPRKSVTDSYGRTHDVANLYTLGGNILPSSSEKNPTHTFMALSARTAEHLIDRFKRREV, encoded by the coding sequence ATGAAGACCCAAATGGCGAAAGAAGTCTATGATGTGGTGATTGTCGGCTCGGGGGCTTGCGGGGGTACCGCCGCAGCTCACCTGGCCAGAGCAGGCGTGAATGTCTGCGTGGTGGAAGGCGGCCCGAAAGTGGAGACGCGCACGGATTTCAACACCCATGCGATGCCCTTCGAGTTTCCGAATCGCGCCATCCCCAAAATGCGGAACAACAAACCCGGCTTCGATACCGAGCGCTCGCGCGGGCTCGGCGGCAAATCGATGCTGTGGAATGCAGTGGCTTGGCGCTTTGGTCCACGCGACTTTGAAGGCTACACGCGCGAGGGTGTCGGCTATGACTGGCCGATCAAGTACCAGGATCTGGCGCCCTATTATGAGCGCATCGAGCGCGAAGTGGGCGTCTGCGGGAACCTTGACGGTCTTGAGGATTTGCCCGATGGCATCTTTCTGCCCCCCGCGCCAATGAAGTGCTCCGACCTCTACATCCAACGCGGCGCGGCCAAGCTGGGCATGAAGGTGATCCATGTCCGCAAGAGTACGCTCACCCGCCCGAAGTTTGGACGCCCGGCTTGCCACTATTGCGGCAACTGCATGGCCGGCTGCGATGTCGCGGCCAAGTACAACTCCTGGGACGGCCACATGCGTCCGCTGATGAAGACCGGCAAGATCACGCTGCAGATGGATAGCGTCGTCTATGACATTCCGGTAAACAGCGAGAACCGCGTCACTGGCGTCAAGTTCCTGAATCGCACGACACTGCAGCCCGGCGAGGTGCACGGCAAGATTGTCGTGCTAGCCGCCGCCTGCGTCCAGAATGTGTCGCTGCTGTTGCAATCGAAATCGTCGCGCTATCCAACTGGACTGGCAAACTCCTCAGGACGTCTGGGACGCGACTTCATGCCGCACTTCACGGGCGGCGTCGAAGCCTTCCTGACTGCAATGAAGGGGAAACCGGTCGTCAACGATGAGGGCTTTCTCGATCATGCCTATCTGCCTAGCTTCATGCACACTCGCAAGCGCGATTATGCCCGCAGTTGGGGCGCGCAGTTCAACTATCAGAACCGGCGCAGCGTGGGCTGGGCGCGCAATTTGCCGGGGATGGGTCAATCGCTCAAAGCCGCTGTCAAGGAACGCTATCCGTCTTATTTTGTCTTTTCTCCCTATGGTGAGAAGACCCCGGACGAGAAGAGCTATGTTGATCTCGATCCGGCGAAGAAGGACAAGTTCGGGCTACCGGAGGTACGGCGTTACCTCTATTGGAATGAGAATGACATGAAGCTGTTTCGCGATATGCAGCGGCAATCGGTTGCGATTCTCGAGGCCGCCGGCGCGGAGATCCATCAGGTGTACCAGGAGCCGCGGCCCAATCATGAACATGGGGGAACCATCATGGGCAAGGACCCGCGTAAGAGCGTGACCGATAGCTATGGGCGCACCCATGATGTCGCGAATCTCTATACCCTGGGCGGCAACATTCTGCCTTCCTCTTCGGAGAAGAATCCCACCCACACCTTCATGGCCTTGTCCGCACGGACCGCCGAACATCTGATCGACCGTTTCAAAAGGAGAGAAGTCTAA
- a CDS encoding NADP-dependent oxidoreductase, producing MTLQNKQILLAARPTGFPKGSDFRLVTTPVRPLEEGEVLVKAIYLSVDPYMRGRMSEEESYAAPVALGAVMTGAAVGVVLDSKDINYPCGTYLAGEFGWQEYFIGKAASLRLVDPDLAPLSTALGVLGMTGLTAYFGLLEIGELKHGESVVISGAAGAVGSIAGQIAKLYHCSVVGIAGTEDKLAYITEELGFDAAFNYKTTRDYSAKLKELCPKGIDVYFDNVGGAITDAAIPLLNLHGRVPVCGQISQYNLEEPELGPRWLHHLIIKRAKVQGFLVRDFAAKFPKALQQLGQWYGEGKLKFPEQIAEGGIEAAPAAFIGMLHGENLGKQLVRIAPELPSPALMQ from the coding sequence ATGACCCTTCAGAATAAGCAAATCCTGCTCGCAGCGCGTCCGACCGGCTTTCCGAAGGGCAGCGACTTCCGCCTTGTCACAACGCCGGTGCGGCCCTTGGAAGAGGGAGAGGTGCTTGTGAAGGCGATCTATCTTTCCGTCGATCCCTACATGCGAGGGCGGATGAGTGAGGAGGAATCGTATGCCGCACCCGTCGCCCTCGGCGCCGTGATGACTGGCGCAGCGGTGGGTGTGGTCTTAGATTCCAAAGACATAAACTATCCCTGCGGCACTTATCTTGCCGGTGAGTTTGGTTGGCAGGAGTACTTCATCGGAAAAGCAGCTTCGCTGCGCCTCGTGGATCCCGATCTGGCGCCGCTTTCGACTGCGCTGGGTGTTCTGGGGATGACGGGTCTCACCGCGTACTTCGGCCTGCTTGAAATTGGTGAGCTCAAACACGGTGAGAGTGTTGTGATCTCGGGGGCCGCCGGCGCTGTCGGTTCGATCGCCGGACAGATCGCGAAACTGTACCACTGCAGCGTAGTCGGCATTGCCGGCACAGAAGACAAGCTTGCCTATATCACGGAAGAACTCGGCTTTGATGCTGCTTTCAACTACAAGACCACGCGGGATTACAGCGCGAAGCTCAAAGAACTTTGTCCCAAAGGTATCGACGTCTATTTCGATAACGTGGGCGGCGCGATTACCGATGCGGCGATTCCCCTGTTGAACCTGCACGGCCGCGTGCCGGTTTGCGGACAGATCTCACAATACAATCTTGAGGAACCTGAACTTGGTCCTCGCTGGTTGCACCACCTGATTATCAAGCGTGCGAAGGTGCAAGGCTTTCTGGTGCGCGATTTTGCTGCGAAGTTTCCCAAGGCGCTCCAGCAACTGGGCCAGTGGTATGGGGAAGGGAAGTTGAAGTTCCCTGAACAGATTGCTGAAGGGGGAATTGAAGCGGCGCCGGCCGCCTTCATCGGCATGCTCCACGGGGAGAATCTGGGCAAGCAACTGGTGCGCATTGCCCCGGAGTTGCCTTCACCCGCCTTGATGCAATAG